Part of the Quercus lobata isolate SW786 chromosome 6, ValleyOak3.0 Primary Assembly, whole genome shotgun sequence genome, AAAGAGAATGTACCTAAGTTAAACAAGATTTTTCCATATCCATCAATGCCAAAATACATAGGAAAAAGAGGTTTCAATATTCAATCACATGCCCATGCTTTTTAACTCAGTAATAGGTATCTTGAAAACTTGTTTTAATCAACACTAAACACTAGGTAAGCCTTATTATTTATAAGGCCTTCAGTTAATGGTTGACAGATAGACCATTGTTTATTACTGTACAAGTGATAGATCACTACTGACCCCATAACCACAAGCCAAGAGAGTATGGAAGAGTGGAGAACAAATCAACATAACTCTGAATCAGGCATGATGGTTGCACCTTAATTGATTACATAAGTGTATGCAACAACCAAAAACTTAAgctaatatttaattaattgattcTTGATAGTCAATGCATCAGCAAAAATGTTAAGCTATCATGGATAATATTCAAACATATCAGAGAGAACCATATACTGAATAGATTGAATGTTGCCGCAACTCTTAAACAGTCCAATATTTCTTTTGTAGCTTGGCTTCAAGCAATTCCAAATCAGCATATGATCATTAGTTAAATTTCTTGAACATCAATGGAAGCTTATCTTATTTCTAGTAGTTAGTGTTTATGGATACTTTTTTAAATACCTTTGTTTCCATTTCGTCGgatgaagaaaatatttttgtaaatttttcatgCACTTGATTTTTTTGCTGTACTTGCTAGTTTTGGCAGAGGGAGGCAGCAATCTTAAGGCAACAACTAGAGGACTTGCGAGAAAACCACCGGTACATTCTCTCCTTCAGCTTAGATTACATAATTTCACAAGCTTAGATTACAAACTTTCAccagattattaaaaaaagatgaTCAACTCGGAAGCGATCAGAATTTATAATCCACATATGTTGACCATTTCACAGATACAACACACAATGTTTGTACTATAATAGCATAGGAATTATTTGAGTTCAACACATATAATTAAGATAAATATTACAGTAAGTAATATGTACAGTAATATATTTGCTAACACTGAAAAACATCCAGTAACATTGTAGGACAAATAAAAGAACTTGTCTAGAAGGGCTTGTGACGGGTTAATGTTTAAGAGAATTTGTGGATTTTTGGATTAAAACACTTTTTAGAAGAAGGATTAGggttaaagagagaaaagattgGAATTACAgttgaaaagagaagaaaagaaacataaataTAATGATTTCAAGTCTGTGAACAGTAACCATGAACAGATCtgcaaaaaagaatagaaagaagagaaagggagaaacaACAAACACTAAGGCCAAATGaatagagagaagagaaagggagaaacaACAAACACTAAGGCCAAATGGCCAATGTACCTCAAGACTCAAAacactaaatatttttatgattgaaTACGTTGAGCACAAATATATAGGACTCTTTCTTGTACTAGTATTAGGATTGCTAGTTTGACTAGTAAACTAAAAACTTGATAAATATTACAGTAAAATATTTGATAACACTGAAAAACATCCAGTAAAATCataggaaaaaataaagaatttgtCTAGAAGTTCTTGTGACGGGTTAATGTTTATAAGAGAATTTGTGGATTTTTGGGTTAGAACCTTTTTAGAAGGATGATTTGGgtttaagagagaaaagattTGAATTACTgttgaaaagagaagaaaagaaataaaaatataatgatttCGAATCTGTGAAGTGTAACCAtgaaaaaaactgcaaaaaagaaaagaaagaggagaaagGAGAAAccgagaaagaaaaatcacTAAGGCCAATGTGCTCAATGTCTTATTATTGAATACATTGAGCACAAAAATATAGGACTCTTTTATGTACTAGTAGTATTAAGATTTCTAgtttgaatagtaaaataaaaacttgataaAATACTAGTTTGAAcccaagaaaataaaacctGAGATACATAGGATCTCCTAGAAAATTATAGACTCTATTAAACAatcaaaatacccttaatttgTAGGAATTACAATTAGAGATTtaaccttgaaaaaaaaaaattgaccatgactaataaaataaaatttaaataaaaaaaacaaaaaaaaaaaactgtttaaaCACTAAAGTTGTAATAAATTGATATTCATGAGGGCTTCAATAATCAATTAACTATATATGCATAAACCctaatggaaaataaatatgtTAAGGCAGGAGAAAAGAGGGGGCTGACAGAATTACATTCCATACCTTGCTTTTTCATAAAATACCCAGTCAGTCAAACTAAAAATAGATCTACCTGTAGTTAAAaggatatgtgtgtgtgtgtatattcaAAGTCAACTTTTTAGATGTTTAAATTATGATATAATCCAGAATACCAGATAAATGTGCACTAAAACACATCAAAAACTAGTCTCGCTACCATCTAATTCCAACACTACCACAGTTCATCATGcaatttacaataaattatatattccaTATAAcagaaaaataatgaatatgatTCAATAGCAACAAATATGTTATTAATAGATACCGCATAAAGAGCATAAATCTGAACCCTAGTGATTAACCTAAATTAAAATGCCATGATAAGACAGGTATATGATGGGAGAACAGCTTTTTGGTCTGGGTGTCAAAGACCTACAAAATCTGGAGAATAAACTAGAAATGAGTCTGCAGGGCATACGAATGAAGAAGGTAAGAAGCCTAATATTCATGCAatgcttgtgtgtgtgtgtgtgtgtgtgtgtgtgaagtcCATAGAGGTTAAATCTTAAGCACATGCATGACAATTGACACGCTCCTTTAACTTCTGCAGGAACAAATCTTAACTGATGAAATACAAGAGCTAAGCCGAAGGGTATTTCcaggaaataaaaaatgaaaaattacttGTTCCTTGTCAGAATTTTCTATTAAGAACTATTTCAGTTATAAAAgttactctttttttaaaaatttcaggGCAATCTTATCCATCAGGAGAATATAGAACTGTACAAGAAGGTAAACATTATACGTCAAGAAAACTCAGAATTATGCAAGAAGGTATTCTGGTTTATAACCACCAGAACTCCAAACATCACTAAATAAGTTATTAGCCATCATTACATCTTTTGAACTGTAAGATGTGAGAATAGTGAAGTTCTTGAGCATAACAATCAGACTCATGTCTCAGGCTTGCAGCACAAGGCATGTGAATGCAGAAAGCATAAGTCCCTTCATTCCATTTGGAACTAACTTCGGAGAGGACTTGCATGTCCCTATCCATCTTCAGCTAAGCCAGCCAGACCGACAACTTTATGAGACACCGGCAAGAGAAACAgactaaaagtaaaaaatttcttcaCACCCTCTAAAAAAGTaatcaaaaactgatttttgTTCTATTTCAGTATTGATCCCTATTCccaaatataattaatgaaattgcAGCAGAGTACAACTACGTCAAAGAAATGCACCAAGGACTTTGAACAGATGTTATTCAACACACTCTAAACAAATAACCAAGCACAGGGGAACATGCTTCTTGGTGTCAGATGATCGACATAAAATCCAATCAGCACAGTCACCAGTATGACATTGCTTATGAAATTAACTACAAATAGAGCAAAATTTATTGGTGAAAGCAGATATTTAGTGTATCTACATAAATTGCATGCAGAAAAAATCTGAATGAAACCTATCTTGTGTATCTGTGTATATTTCATATGGAAAAATTCTGAATGGAACTTTTCGGGAACATACTTGTTCGGCTCTAAAAGGAAacatataacaataaaaattatattcttattGTTGTGGGTATTATAATTGCTGATATTTTATATTGGTAAGATGTAAACCTACGACCCAACCAAGCCAACCCTACCTCATCTGCTAACGACCTGAGCCAAGATCTACAATTGAGATCATTCACACAAGAACTGAATTCCATTCTTTGGAGTTGAGTAAGGTAATGAAcccggatttttttttttttttttttttttgaagtcacTAACATTAACCAAATCAGAGAATAATCAACAATTTTAAGATTGATCTATACAAGATGTCATCTTGAGCCAGAATGTTCTTACAAACAAAACTGGATCTAAAACCTGTACCAGAAATGAGAAAGTTATAATGATAACATATAGGAAGACAAAATCAGAAGTACATTAAGTGACCCCATTAtctaaaatataaatcaataatgaTTGTACctgagaaaaactcaaaaaatagaTATTTGCAGGACAGCAACCTTCAGCACCTTAATTCTCCCATTTCTCATCAAATATTCAACAATCATGAGTGTTGTTCCAATATTTGATTGTTCTACGGGGCATCCACTCTCCAGTCATGTTTACAAGTATCGTATATGGTTTCAGTTTTGTTCATAAAGAAGGCACCTCAAGGGTTGAGACATTTAATGTGGATACACCTATACGTGGTATATAACAATGATTACACCTCAAGAGACAAAAGGTTTCTTCTTCAAAACCGATAGTGAACATGAAAAACGTGAGCAGAAAACTTCTGCATATGATCTAACAAAGTTATCCTTCTTCTCAACAAGGTAAGCTATCACTAAATAACTGATAATAAGTGTTGCAATAATCTAACGTTTGCCTTCATTCTATAAATAAAACAGCAAATAgaaatattttaggaaaataCCCAGCCTGAGAATGCGATTCATGAGAACTTTGgaaagaatttgaaaattcttATTGAAAAAGTTTAAGAAcacaacttttgtcacaatTCTGATGCAATCGACTGCTACTAATGGTGGAGAAAAAGTTATCAATCCATGTAAAGTGACTGTTCACTACTCACAGTCAATCCCTTCAACAAGTTATGACAAATTGGGTGGTCATAGAAGAAATGTTTTCTACATGTACATTGCATAGTTGTCACAGTATTTATactgttgttttctttttggcaAAAGTATTTTTAACAATCTTTTTGGCAAAAGTATTTTTAACAATGAAAATATTactgtatttatttttttgatggtaAACGCCTAGTGTTATCATCAATGCTATGATAAGTACTGTTGAATTAAACAACTTGCAGTTGTTTATTTTATATGGTTATTGTAGTAGCCTAGAAGGAGAGGAATCAAAAAGAAGAGATGAAATATCCAATAGGCAAGTGAAACGATCCAATTAATGACGTGGCTTTTACTAGTTcaatggagaaaaagaaaatattatgttAACATAGTGGGCTtcctgttttcttttttttcttttttctttttttcttttttttttttttttgattagaAAAGGGATACATAAGCAAACAGAAAAGGCAATACAACagagtaaagaaagaaaaacaagagcTACATccgaaacaaaacacaatctttCTGGATGAGATGTTGCACCATAGGCGGGCAAACTCCTTTCCAACATTGAGAAGCTTCATTCCTTTTGGTAGACTGTGTGAGCTCATGTGCAACTCTGTTGTAGACTCATTTCAAATGCTTTAATTCCCAGCTCTTAAAGGACTTGAGAAGAACAATGATTCCAAGATACAGGTGGCCCATACCTCCATCAAATTCACTAGCAGCAATACTTTGAATTACTGATAGAGCATCAGTTTCAATGATTATCTGCTCTAACTCCATCTCCCGAGCAAGAAGGATGCCACATTCAACTGCTAAAGTTTCAGTTTCTAAAGCTGAAAACTGACCTGAAAGGTAATTTGCGCAAGCAGCAACTGTGATTCCTTTGGAGTCTCTAATAATCACTCCCACACTTGAATTCCTTCCATTTTTTGAAGTAGCTCCATCcacatttattttaaatactcCAGCAGGAGGGGGACGCCAATTATTGCTATCACAGGTCTTATCTTGGCCTGAAGATGAAGAGGCTTCTTTGTAATCTTGAAGGAACCTTTTAGCAAAATTCCAAATCTGATTGGGAAGTTGGCAGGTTGATTCATGCACCACCTGGTTTCAGTTATACCATATTGACCATGCCGTGACAAAAAAAGCCTCAAGATCCATAGCTGTCCCTTGTTCCAAAATTTCCAATGCTACATCAGAAAAATCCCACTGACTTGATGGAATATCTACTGGACACTCCCGCCAGCAATTCCAGACTTTCTTGGCAAACTCACATCTCAACAAGGAGTGAGTTATTGATTCAGGATCTTTTCCGCAGCATGGACAAAGCTCGCTTGTATTAATTCCCCTCTTCTTTAAGTTCTCAGCAGTTGGGCAGTCCATTCAAGCATGCCCTCCATCCAAAAATTCTGATCTTTGAAGGGATTTTTAAGTGCCAAATTCTTTTCCATAGAGCAGCTCTATAATCTACTGAAGAGCATTCCTCATCATCCTCCCCTTTGCTCAGTTTAAGGGCAATGTAATATGCACTTTTCACTATAAACTCCCCCTTTTTATTTCCAACCCAAATGATCTTATCTTCAAGCAAGTTGTAACTCAGGGGAATGTTGAGGATTGTGGATGCTTCAAAAGGTAGAAACAATGCTCTAACTAAATCTGCCTTCCACCTTCTAGTATCTTTGTCGATGAGATTAGAGACCATAGGGAAGCCATCAAAAGGCCGAGGGGGAGAGATTACTTTGTAAGTTGTGGAAGTAGGCATCCATTTATCCTCCCATATGTGAATCAAATTCCCATTTCCAACCCGCCATCAGGTTCCTCTCCTTATCACTTCAAGCCCATTCCTAATACTTCTCCACGTATATGAGGGGTTGGATCCAAGCTTTGCCCTAAGAACATCTCCGTGGGGGTAGTAGCGAGCTTTATAAATCCGGGCAACTAAGGAGTCCGGATTTGTTAACAGTCTCCAGCCCTGCTTTGCTAACATAGCCAAATTGAAGGCTTGAAGGTCTCTAAACCCCATGCCACCTCTATCCTTTGATTTGCAAAGCTTCCTCCAACTGACCCATGCAATTTTTAACTCTTATTGGCGCTGCCCCAACCAGAATCTTCGCATCATCCCTTCCATTTCTTCACAAAGACATTTCGGTAGCTGAAAACAGCTCATTGTATAAGCCGGAATTGCTTGGACAACCGCTTTTATGAGAATTTCCCTATCACCCATGGAGAGCATTTTTTCCTTCCATCCAGCTAACTTTTTCCCTactctctctttaatttctGCAAAGACTTCTGTTTTGGACTTACCAATGATAGTGGGAAGACCAAGGTATTTACCATGCCGAGAGTTCTACATAGGACCAAGAACATTCAACACCTCATTCTTTAAAGCTTCAGGAGCATTACGGCTAAAAAATACTGATGATTTATCAGTATCAACTTTCTGGCCTGATGCAGCCTCATATAGTTGGAGGATTTCAACAAGTTGATGGCATTCTTGGCTGCTAGCTTTGCAAAACAATAAGCTATCATCAGCAAAGAAGAGGTGGGTGATCATAGGGCAGCCTCTACACATGCTTATACCACTCAGCCGCTGATTTCTAGCAGCGTTATTAATGAGCGAGGAAAGACCATCTGCACACAGTAAGAATATATATGAGTGGGAATATACTACCATGGGCTACACCGTTTatgagaataaaataagaaacagTGGATATACAATACATAACTAAACCAATCCATCTTTCATGAAAGCTCATTCTCTCCATAACTTTCTCAATAAAGCCCCATTTAACCCTATCATAtgccttactcatatctaatTTGACAGCCATATAGCAGTCTTTGCCATCTCTTTTATGTTCAAGATAGTGCATAATTTCAAAGGCTACAAGGACATTGTCAGAGATTAGCCTTTCAGAGAGAAAAGCACTTTGGTTTTCTGTGATAAGATGAGAGAGGATGGCTTTCAGTCTATTGGCTAATACTTATGATATGAGCTTATACACTACGTTGCAAAGACTTATAGGCCTATATTCTATCATTTTAGATGGGCTTTTTATCTTTGGATCCAGGGTGATGTAGGTTTTGTTAATTTCAACTATAGAATTATTACAATTCAACACATTCAAAACCATACTAGTAACATCATTACCCACTACATcccaatatttttgaaagaataTAGCAAACATACCATCAGGGCCAGGGGCTTTGGTTGGATGCATTTGCTTTAGGGCAGCCAGCACTTCTTCTTTGGTAAACTCCTTGATAAGACTTTGATTCATTTCTGAAGAAACTTTGGTGGGAATTGTATCAATGACCTTTGAGATATGACTAGGATAGGAGGTAGTATACAGCTTCTCAAAATAGGACACAGTAACATTTGCAATACCTTCCTTGGTTTCATGCCAGATTCCATTTTCATCCATAATTCTTGATATGGCATTTTTCCTCTTTCTATCTGAGGCTTTTGAGTGAAAATACCTGGTATTGCAATCACCCAGCATCATCCATTGCACTCTTGATCGTTGGTGCCACATAATTTCTTCACTATCTAGGAGGTCATTGATCTCCTTTCTCACACTGTTAATTTCACTACCCAAACTTCCATCTCTGTCTCTCAAAACTAAAGCATTgagaattttccttttattttgaatcAGTTTTGGAACATGTCCAAACACTAATTTGTTCCACCGAGAGAGGTCAGAAGCACATTGTCTAAGCCCATTTGCAATCCCACTTCGCGAACTGAGATCCCCACACCCATTCCAAGCATCTTTAATAACATCTTTACAATCTTCTCTTTTAATCCACATTGCTTCACAATGGAATCTTCTCTTTCTAGGCGGCTGTTGAGTCATAGAGTTAGTGATTAACAA contains:
- the LOC115950226 gene encoding uncharacterized protein LOC115950226 translates to NQVVHESTCQLPNQIWNFAKRFLQDYKEASSSSGQDKTCDSNNWRPPPAGVFKINVDGATSKNGRNSSVGVIIRDSKGITVAACANYLSGQFSALETETLAVECGILLAREMELEQIIIETDALSVIQSIAASEFDGGMGHLYLGIIVLLKSFKSWELKHLK
- the LOC115950867 gene encoding MADS-box transcription factor 23-like, with amino-acid sequence MGRGKIAIQRIDNSSSRQVTFSKRRKGLIKKAKELAILCDAEVGLAIFSSTAKLYEFASTSMNSVLERYNKSKGEYQQPQNPASEVKFWQREAAILRQQLEDLRENHRYMMGEQLFGLGVKDLQNLENKLEMSLQGIRMKKEQILTDEIQELSRRGNLIHQENIELYKKACSTRHVNAESISPFIPFGTNFGEDLHVPIHLQLSQPDRQLYETPARETD
- the LOC115994148 gene encoding uncharacterized protein LOC115994148 isoform X1 — protein: MCFGDFNEIVSMEEKKGGAVRSQRQMEDFRNAIHQCGFRDLGYRGPDYTWCNMQEGDDKIYLRLDRALATVDWIDHYRETRVHHLVDSTSDHCALLITNSMTQQPPRKRRFHCEAMWIKREDCKDVIKDAWNGCGDLSSRSGIANGLRQCASDLSRWNKLVFGHVPKLIQNKRKILNALVLRDRDGSLGSEINSVRKEINDLLDSEEIMWHQRSRVQWMMLGDCNTRYFHSKASDRKRKNAISRIMDENGIWHETKEGIANVTVSYFEKLYTTSYPSHISKVIDTIPTKVSSEMNQSLIKEFTKEEVLAALKQMHPTKAPGPDDGLSSLINNAARNQRLSGISMCRGCPMITHLFFADDSLLFCKASSQECHQLVEILQLYEAASGQKVDTDKSSVFFSRNAPEALKNEVLNVLGPM